Proteins encoded by one window of Nicotiana tabacum cultivar K326 chromosome 10, ASM71507v2, whole genome shotgun sequence:
- the LOC107802093 gene encoding beta-glucosidase 18 isoform X1: MKSTNNSFNCLFLVCLLLLVSVNSFEEQQIVKRSEFPDGFLFGATTSAYQIEGAFLEDGKGLSNWDVFSHTKGRIKNGDTGDIADDHYHRFLEDVELMHSLGLNSYRFSISWSRILPRGRFGKLNFAGIIFYNKLIDSLSLKGITPFMTLNHHDHPQELEEKYGGWLNPLMQEEFTYFAQICFESFGDRVKYWTTINEPNMFAEMAYVRGVYPPAHCSRPFGNCSVGNSDTEPLIAMHNILLAHAKAAKLYRERFQSKHGGLIGIVVHAFMYKPLRNDDFDRDAANRALVFTAAWVFDPLVYGYYPREMRQYLGSSLPRFTSDERKLIKDSIDFIGVNHYGTLYAKDCIYSSCVCSNSSCIAGGDHPIHGYLITLGEKDGVPIGEPTGMPRFFVVPRGMEEIVDYMKKRYPNKPMFVTENGYSSLNPTTAQAAELQHDIKRVEFHKSYLASLARAIRKGADVRGYFIWSLMDNFEWASGYELKFGLYYVDRSTLNRVPKLSAKWYRDFLTGEKTSNAISFKHTQAQLSHK, translated from the exons ATGAAGAGCACCAATAACAGTTTCAACTGCTTATTTCTTGTCTGTCTACTCCTACTTGTGTCTGTAAATTCCTTTGAGGAACAGCAGATTGTTAAGAGATCAGAATTCCCAGATGGGTTTCTTTTTGGAGCTACAACTTCTGCTTATCAA ATTGAAGGGGCATTTCTTGAAGATGGCAAAGGACTGAGTAATTGGGATGTGTTTAGTCATACTAAAG gTAGGATAAAGAATGGAGATACTGGAGATATAGCGGATGATCATTACCATCGTTTTCTG gaagaTGTTGAGTTAATGCACTCTCTGGGGTTGAATTCCTATCGCTTCTCCATCTCATGGAGCAGAATCCTTCCTA GAGGAAGGTTTGGTAAATTAAATTTTGCTGGTATTATCTTCTACAACAAGCTCATTGATTCTCTCTCACTCAAAG GAATAACACCATTTATGACTCTCAATCACCATGACCACCCCCAAGAACTCGAGGAAAAATATGGGGGGTGGCTTAATCCTCTAATGCA GGAAGAATTTACCTATTTTGCTCAAATTTGTTTCGAGAGTTTTGGTGATAGAGTGAAGTATTGGACCACAATCAATGAGCCAAATATGTTTGCAGAAATGGCCTATGTGAGGGGAGTGTACCCACCTGCTCATTGTTCCCGTCCTTTTGGCAACTGTTCAGTGGGAAATTCTGATACCGAACCTCTTATTGCAATGCACAACATATTATTGGCACACGCCAAGGCTGCAAAACTGTATCGCGAGCGTTTTCAG TCTAAACATGGTGGATTGATAGGGATTGTTGTGCATGCATTTATGTATAAACCGTTAAGGAATGATGACTTTGACCGTGACGCTGCTAATAGGGCTTTGGTATTTACCGCTGCTTG GGTTTTTGATCCTTTAGTATATGGATATTACCCTCGAGAAATGCGCCAATATCTTGGAAGTTCACTGCCGAGATTCACCTCAGATGAAAGAAAGCTTATCAAGGATAGTATTGACTTCATCGGAGTAAACCACTATGGCACTCTATATGCTAAGGATTGCATATATTCGAGCTGTGTTTGTTCCAATTCTAGTTGTATTGCAGGTGGAGATCACCCTATCCATGGCTATCTCATTACTCTAGGAGAGAAAGATGGTGTTCCTATTGGAGAACCG ACAGGAATGCCTCGATTTTTTGTCGTTCCTAGAGGAATGGAGGAGATTGTGGACTATATGAAGAAGAGATATCCTAACAAACCTATGTTTGTTACTGAAAATG GTTACTCTTCCCTAAATCCTACTACTGCACAAGCAGCTGAGTTACAGCATGATATTAAGCGAGTTGAATTTCATAAGTCATATCTTGCATCTTTGGCTCGAGCAATCAG GAAAGGTGCTGATGTACGTGGTTATTTCATTTGGAGTTTGATGGATAATTTCGAGTGGGCGAgtggatatgagttgaaattCGGTCTATACTATGTTGATCGCTCTACTTTAAATAGAGTTCCCAAGCTTTCAGCTAAATGGTATAGAGATTTCCTCACTGGCGAAAAAACAAGTAATGCAATTTCATTCAAGCATACACAAGCTCAGTTATCACACAAATAG
- the LOC107802093 gene encoding beta-glucosidase 18 isoform X2 produces the protein MKSTNNSFNCLFLVCLLLLVSVNSFEEQQIVKRSEFPDGFLFGATTSAYQIEGAFLEDGKGLSNWDVFSHTKGGRFGKLNFAGIIFYNKLIDSLSLKGITPFMTLNHHDHPQELEEKYGGWLNPLMQEEFTYFAQICFESFGDRVKYWTTINEPNMFAEMAYVRGVYPPAHCSRPFGNCSVGNSDTEPLIAMHNILLAHAKAAKLYRERFQSKHGGLIGIVVHAFMYKPLRNDDFDRDAANRALVFTAAWVFDPLVYGYYPREMRQYLGSSLPRFTSDERKLIKDSIDFIGVNHYGTLYAKDCIYSSCVCSNSSCIAGGDHPIHGYLITLGEKDGVPIGEPTGMPRFFVVPRGMEEIVDYMKKRYPNKPMFVTENGYSSLNPTTAQAAELQHDIKRVEFHKSYLASLARAIRKGADVRGYFIWSLMDNFEWASGYELKFGLYYVDRSTLNRVPKLSAKWYRDFLTGEKTSNAISFKHTQAQLSHK, from the exons ATGAAGAGCACCAATAACAGTTTCAACTGCTTATTTCTTGTCTGTCTACTCCTACTTGTGTCTGTAAATTCCTTTGAGGAACAGCAGATTGTTAAGAGATCAGAATTCCCAGATGGGTTTCTTTTTGGAGCTACAACTTCTGCTTATCAA ATTGAAGGGGCATTTCTTGAAGATGGCAAAGGACTGAGTAATTGGGATGTGTTTAGTCATACTAAAG GAGGAAGGTTTGGTAAATTAAATTTTGCTGGTATTATCTTCTACAACAAGCTCATTGATTCTCTCTCACTCAAAG GAATAACACCATTTATGACTCTCAATCACCATGACCACCCCCAAGAACTCGAGGAAAAATATGGGGGGTGGCTTAATCCTCTAATGCA GGAAGAATTTACCTATTTTGCTCAAATTTGTTTCGAGAGTTTTGGTGATAGAGTGAAGTATTGGACCACAATCAATGAGCCAAATATGTTTGCAGAAATGGCCTATGTGAGGGGAGTGTACCCACCTGCTCATTGTTCCCGTCCTTTTGGCAACTGTTCAGTGGGAAATTCTGATACCGAACCTCTTATTGCAATGCACAACATATTATTGGCACACGCCAAGGCTGCAAAACTGTATCGCGAGCGTTTTCAG TCTAAACATGGTGGATTGATAGGGATTGTTGTGCATGCATTTATGTATAAACCGTTAAGGAATGATGACTTTGACCGTGACGCTGCTAATAGGGCTTTGGTATTTACCGCTGCTTG GGTTTTTGATCCTTTAGTATATGGATATTACCCTCGAGAAATGCGCCAATATCTTGGAAGTTCACTGCCGAGATTCACCTCAGATGAAAGAAAGCTTATCAAGGATAGTATTGACTTCATCGGAGTAAACCACTATGGCACTCTATATGCTAAGGATTGCATATATTCGAGCTGTGTTTGTTCCAATTCTAGTTGTATTGCAGGTGGAGATCACCCTATCCATGGCTATCTCATTACTCTAGGAGAGAAAGATGGTGTTCCTATTGGAGAACCG ACAGGAATGCCTCGATTTTTTGTCGTTCCTAGAGGAATGGAGGAGATTGTGGACTATATGAAGAAGAGATATCCTAACAAACCTATGTTTGTTACTGAAAATG GTTACTCTTCCCTAAATCCTACTACTGCACAAGCAGCTGAGTTACAGCATGATATTAAGCGAGTTGAATTTCATAAGTCATATCTTGCATCTTTGGCTCGAGCAATCAG GAAAGGTGCTGATGTACGTGGTTATTTCATTTGGAGTTTGATGGATAATTTCGAGTGGGCGAgtggatatgagttgaaattCGGTCTATACTATGTTGATCGCTCTACTTTAAATAGAGTTCCCAAGCTTTCAGCTAAATGGTATAGAGATTTCCTCACTGGCGAAAAAACAAGTAATGCAATTTCATTCAAGCATACACAAGCTCAGTTATCACACAAATAG